Proteins encoded within one genomic window of Balneolaceae bacterium:
- a CDS encoding NAD(P)H-binding protein produces the protein MKKVCIIGASGKLGKYMVQHCLDRNYEVVGVCREKSVPKLDEFKDQITIVPGRTNNREVIKKAVKGCDGVLTVLVPFGVNDYSSGTAKAVLDFAEPDARLIFSCGWHITKDGKDEYSWKVKFLVNVLGGIAKFFRLVDIDDQVRACDLIFESDRKWTVVRGSDLEEGKSQGLPVWSEHVGDPILESNLTRRIDFALFMVEALENDNLIQKAPAIVGM, from the coding sequence ATGAAAAAAGTCTGCATCATCGGTGCATCCGGGAAACTTGGAAAATATATGGTCCAGCACTGCCTGGACAGAAACTACGAAGTGGTTGGCGTTTGCCGGGAGAAAAGCGTGCCAAAGCTGGATGAATTTAAAGACCAGATTACCATCGTTCCGGGAAGAACTAACAATCGAGAAGTGATCAAAAAAGCGGTAAAAGGTTGCGATGGGGTACTTACAGTTCTGGTACCGTTTGGTGTGAATGATTACTCCTCAGGCACTGCAAAAGCTGTGTTAGATTTTGCCGAACCCGATGCCCGCCTGATCTTCTCCTGCGGCTGGCACATCACCAAAGACGGTAAAGACGAATACTCCTGGAAGGTAAAATTCCTGGTGAATGTTCTCGGAGGTATTGCCAAATTTTTCAGACTCGTTGATATCGACGACCAGGTTCGGGCCTGCGATCTGATATTTGAAAGTGATAGAAAGTGGACGGTGGTTCGCGGAAGCGATCTTGAAGAGGGAAAAAGCCAGGGACTGCCGGTTTGGAGTGAGCACGTGGGTGATCCCATCCTGGAAAGCAACCTGACCCGCCGCATCGATTTTGCACTTTTTATGGTCGAGGCACTCGAAAATGACAATCTGATCCAAAAAGCACCGGCAATTGTTGGGATGTAA
- a CDS encoding DUF4386 domain-containing protein, which produces MNNMSDISSRQAALAAGVGLILMVFLAPVAYFSIIQNLIVPGDAPATTANIVESLDSFRMSIVMLLFVAILDILVAWGLYVLLKPINKSLSLLMAWIRVVYAAIYVVAIANLYNVLPLLSDAGYTALLGTDQINAQVMLLIDSFRNEWDTGLGIFGLHLFLLGYLVFKADQRILGILVVIAGAGYFIDSFGKMLSPDYSLTIGLYTFAGEILLIFWLIWIGFKGVPDTLKRGSIKKNHP; this is translated from the coding sequence ATGAATAACATGTCGGACATTTCATCACGTCAGGCTGCGTTAGCAGCAGGAGTCGGGTTAATCCTGATGGTATTTCTTGCACCTGTTGCCTATTTCTCAATCATTCAAAATCTCATCGTACCTGGAGATGCTCCTGCAACAACAGCCAACATTGTGGAGTCTTTAGATTCATTCAGAATGAGCATAGTGATGCTTCTTTTCGTGGCCATTCTTGATATTCTGGTGGCCTGGGGACTGTATGTTCTGCTAAAACCGATCAACAAAAGCCTTTCATTATTAATGGCCTGGATCAGAGTTGTGTACGCTGCTATTTATGTAGTGGCAATCGCCAATCTCTACAACGTCTTGCCACTTTTAAGCGATGCGGGTTATACGGCTCTTTTGGGAACGGATCAAATAAACGCCCAGGTGATGTTGTTGATAGATTCATTCAGAAATGAATGGGATACCGGCCTCGGGATTTTTGGACTTCACCTGTTTCTGCTGGGGTATCTTGTGTTCAAAGCAGATCAACGAATTCTGGGTATCCTGGTGGTTATTGCCGGTGCCGGCTACTTCATCGATTCGTTCGGAAAAATGCTCTCCCCTGATTACAGTTTAACCATTGGCCTTTATACATTCGCCGGTGAAATCTTGCTGATTTTTTGGCTGATCTGGATCGGTTTCAAAGGAGTTCCCGACACGTTGAAGAGAGGTTCAATCAAAAAGAATCATCCATGA
- a CDS encoding FAD-binding protein: MNKRTFLKTSSALVAGSFLTPFKQMIPQNLQEVRTNWAGNLEYSASNFYRPRTIHELQELVSNLEKLRILGTRHCFNTVADSTENQISFDRMNHFMELNEKAQTVTISAGITYGELGPFLDKRGYALHNLASLPHISVVGACATATHGSGINNGNLATAVQEIEFIDADGELHSLSRESDGDKFNGAVVALGSLGVVTQLTLDVQPTYQMRQFVYLDLPVSELENNFEEIMSAGYSVSLFTDYQSDMVNQVWIKQKIEDETDLPEPESDFFGARLAERHVHPIIDISAENCTRQMGIPGPWYNRLPHFRLEFTPSSGQELQAEYFVPQEHAVEAYQIINSMKSQIEPLLMISEIRTIAEDDLWISTANGRPSVAFHFTCEQNWEKLRKLLPVIEEKLRPFDVRPHWGKMFTMSPSQLESVYPRMGDFRELISEYDPNGKFRNTFVRENIFGG, encoded by the coding sequence ATGAATAAACGAACCTTTCTCAAAACATCTTCAGCGCTCGTAGCGGGCAGTTTTTTAACGCCATTTAAGCAGATGATCCCTCAAAACCTGCAAGAAGTTCGAACCAACTGGGCTGGTAACCTGGAATACAGTGCCTCCAATTTTTATCGCCCGCGTACAATCCATGAACTACAAGAACTCGTATCAAACCTTGAAAAACTGAGAATACTTGGTACACGGCACTGCTTTAATACTGTGGCCGACAGTACGGAAAATCAGATCTCGTTTGATCGGATGAATCACTTTATGGAGCTGAATGAAAAGGCTCAAACCGTAACGATTAGTGCCGGCATTACATACGGGGAACTCGGTCCATTTCTTGATAAACGCGGATATGCCCTGCACAACCTGGCCTCTCTTCCCCATATTTCTGTGGTGGGTGCATGCGCAACGGCCACTCACGGATCGGGAATAAACAACGGGAACCTGGCAACGGCCGTGCAAGAAATAGAATTTATTGATGCAGATGGCGAACTGCATTCCCTTTCTCGAGAAAGCGACGGAGACAAATTTAATGGAGCTGTTGTAGCACTTGGTAGCCTGGGAGTTGTTACCCAATTAACACTGGATGTTCAGCCGACTTATCAAATGCGGCAATTTGTGTATTTAGATCTGCCGGTTTCAGAGTTAGAAAACAACTTTGAGGAGATTATGTCAGCCGGATATAGTGTGAGCCTTTTTACAGACTACCAATCCGATATGGTAAACCAGGTTTGGATCAAACAAAAGATTGAAGATGAAACGGATCTTCCAGAACCTGAATCTGATTTTTTTGGTGCCCGCCTTGCAGAGAGGCACGTCCACCCGATTATTGACATTTCTGCAGAAAATTGCACCCGGCAGATGGGCATTCCCGGTCCCTGGTATAATCGACTCCCCCATTTTCGTTTGGAGTTCACCCCAAGCAGCGGACAAGAACTCCAGGCCGAGTACTTTGTACCACAGGAGCATGCTGTTGAAGCCTATCAAATCATCAACAGTATGAAGTCTCAAATTGAACCACTTCTGATGATCTCTGAAATTCGAACCATTGCAGAAGACGACCTATGGATAAGCACCGCAAATGGCCGCCCTTCTGTTGCATTTCATTTTACCTGCGAACAAAACTGGGAAAAGCTGAGAAAGCTGCTACCTGTAATTGAAGAAAAACTCCGCCCGTTTGATGTACGCCCGCACTGGGGAAAAATGTTTACGATGAGTCCCTCGCAGCTGGAGTCGGTTTATCCCCGAATGGGTGATTTTCGGGAACTGATTTCTGAGTACGATCCAAATGGCAAATTCCGCAATACGTTTGTCCGCGAAAATATTTTTGGGGGATAA
- a CDS encoding class I SAM-dependent methyltransferase produces the protein MKTDYNHAYNHAIAAHYAAYRPSLHSTILEKVLPEDPMFLKGLDVGCGTGYSTLALAKYCSNVIGIDPSQSMLDRATEYPNVKYVEGSGEEIPLPDDSIDIVTLAGSLFYINLNKAASEIRRVCRKEAVIIPYDFKIQLNETLALLGLDHQTTKKEYDHTVNFSGVDGFKEIVNKQDQINIECTGAQLAHLLLSDPNRYNRIAKKFETENPFRKLKESLIKSGNHFFVKANLFYSKYHLGEE, from the coding sequence ATGAAAACTGACTACAATCATGCCTACAATCATGCAATTGCCGCTCACTACGCTGCATACCGGCCATCGCTGCATTCCACTATTTTGGAAAAGGTGCTTCCTGAGGATCCAATGTTCTTAAAGGGATTGGATGTGGGATGTGGAACAGGATACTCTACACTTGCATTGGCGAAATACTGCTCGAATGTAATTGGAATCGATCCCAGTCAGTCGATGTTGGATCGGGCGACCGAATATCCAAACGTCAAGTATGTAGAGGGTTCCGGCGAAGAGATTCCATTGCCGGATGATTCAATTGATATCGTCACTTTGGCGGGTTCTCTGTTTTACATCAATTTGAATAAAGCAGCCTCAGAAATTCGAAGGGTTTGCAGAAAAGAGGCTGTTATTATTCCCTATGATTTTAAAATTCAGTTGAATGAAACTTTAGCTCTGCTTGGTTTGGATCATCAAACAACTAAAAAAGAGTACGATCATACGGTTAATTTTTCCGGCGTTGATGGATTTAAAGAGATCGTAAACAAACAGGATCAGATTAATATTGAATGCACCGGAGCTCAGTTGGCTCATCTCTTGCTGTCTGATCCTAATCGATATAATAGGATCGCTAAAAAATTTGAAACTGAAAATCCATTCAGAAAACTGAAAGAGTCATTAATAAAATCGGGAAATCATTTCTTTGTGAAAGCCAACCTTTTCTATTCGAAATATCACTTGGGTGAGGAATAG
- a CDS encoding SpoIIE family protein phosphatase produces the protein MEFAQQIFFTTLAASFGMLHIILYLYNRKFKSNLYLSIFLFLFALNIFFDYQSSISVQEHHLFYLRLHRLVIPYNSLFALLFLYNAFDLNIPKYFWGLTAALVFTGVLAVIEPIHYFIFVQIPLLVVIAEGIRILISAVKLKKNDAWIITTGFILLFIFSSYDVFMDMNLISPVAGIVNGYPFGFMGLMLCASIYLARDFSRANRTILQKEREAREMEIKRKVLEAEDQRKALELQEAREVQLSLLPKCITGLQNYDFCFEMHPATEVGGDYYDYSISESGEISIAIGDATNHGMKAGMMVSIMKSLFISHIDQLEITEFLNHCSKTIKQMKLKNLFMALMIVKINGNQLRISSAGIPPLMIYREETGEIEEFKIKGMPLGSLEFFPYQTMETELNDGDTILLMTDGLAELFDEERKSFGMDRIKKTFSKNIEKSVNGIVESLFTAGRQWRGTSKQNDDITFVSFRYKS, from the coding sequence ATGGAATTCGCTCAACAAATATTTTTTACAACATTGGCGGCATCCTTTGGGATGTTACACATCATACTCTATCTCTATAACCGAAAATTCAAGAGTAACTTATATCTTTCTATTTTTCTGTTTCTGTTTGCACTAAACATTTTCTTCGATTACCAATCATCTATTTCAGTACAGGAGCATCATCTATTCTATTTACGTTTGCACCGATTGGTGATCCCTTATAATTCTCTTTTTGCATTGCTATTCCTGTATAATGCTTTTGATCTTAACATTCCCAAATATTTTTGGGGACTTACCGCCGCACTTGTATTTACGGGAGTTCTTGCCGTTATCGAGCCGATTCATTATTTCATCTTCGTGCAAATTCCGTTGTTGGTGGTTATTGCAGAAGGAATACGGATCTTAATATCGGCTGTCAAACTTAAAAAAAATGATGCCTGGATCATCACAACTGGGTTTATTCTTTTATTTATCTTCTCATCGTATGATGTGTTTATGGACATGAATCTCATCTCGCCCGTAGCGGGAATTGTGAACGGCTACCCATTTGGATTTATGGGCCTGATGCTTTGTGCTTCCATCTACCTGGCGAGAGATTTTTCGAGAGCAAACAGAACCATACTACAGAAAGAGCGGGAAGCCAGGGAGATGGAGATCAAACGAAAAGTTCTGGAGGCCGAAGATCAACGAAAAGCCCTGGAGCTGCAGGAAGCGCGAGAGGTTCAACTCTCTCTCCTGCCGAAGTGTATTACCGGCCTGCAGAATTATGATTTTTGTTTTGAAATGCACCCGGCTACCGAGGTCGGCGGGGATTATTATGACTACTCCATTTCTGAATCCGGAGAGATTTCAATCGCCATTGGAGATGCCACCAATCACGGAATGAAGGCCGGAATGATGGTTTCAATTATGAAAAGTCTTTTTATCTCCCATATTGATCAATTGGAAATTACAGAGTTCCTGAATCACTGTTCGAAAACCATCAAGCAGATGAAACTAAAAAATCTATTTATGGCTTTGATGATTGTGAAAATTAACGGCAATCAACTTAGAATCTCATCCGCCGGTATACCGCCATTAATGATTTACCGTGAGGAAACAGGTGAGATTGAGGAGTTCAAAATTAAAGGAATGCCACTGGGTTCTTTGGAATTTTTTCCTTACCAAACTATGGAAACAGAATTAAATGATGGAGATACTATACTATTGATGACTGACGGGCTGGCCGAACTGTTTGATGAGGAGAGAAAATCATTTGGGATGGACAGAATCAAAAAAACGTTTTCAAAAAATATCGAGAAATCGGTAAATGGAATTGTGGAAAGTCTTTTCACGGCTGGGCGGCAATGGCGGGGGACTTCAAAACAGAATGATGATATTACGTTTGTGAGCTTCAGATACAAAAGCTAA
- a CDS encoding cytochrome c: MKKYPFLLTLLLPAFILISLSLQGCGGNGDDSTAEQEQDMDPYLEQFQERLTPFEQEHGIGPITERIEISNEIDQEMVMRGREIFEMKCIDCHSLEQDEVGPSLGDVVNRRSPEFIMNFMLNPGENVLNHPVGLDLLAEHNVEMPYRDVSEDEARAVYEFLRDYYASQ; encoded by the coding sequence ATGAAAAAGTATCCATTCTTACTCACACTTTTACTACCGGCTTTTATTTTAATTTCACTTTCGCTTCAAGGCTGCGGAGGCAATGGAGATGATTCAACAGCGGAGCAAGAACAGGATATGGATCCATATCTTGAACAGTTCCAAGAGAGATTGACACCTTTTGAACAGGAGCATGGAATTGGCCCGATAACAGAACGAATTGAGATTAGCAATGAAATTGATCAAGAAATGGTAATGCGGGGCCGTGAAATCTTTGAGATGAAATGCATCGACTGCCACTCGTTGGAGCAAGATGAAGTTGGTCCTTCCCTTGGTGATGTTGTAAACCGAAGAAGCCCTGAGTTTATCATGAATTTTATGCTAAACCCTGGAGAAAATGTATTAAATCACCCCGTTGGGTTGGACCTCTTAGCAGAACATAATGTAGAGATGCCCTACAGAGATGTTTCTGAAGATGAGGCAAGAGCTGTCTACGAATTTCTGCGTGATTATTACGCATCGCAGTGA
- a CDS encoding Crp/Fnr family transcriptional regulator codes for MINKQKLLQVFPHLNSELISEIADSAMMKEIPKGTEILREGQYVSVVPIVLEGLIKVFKQYEERDLLLYYIKPNESCIMSFAAGLKNEPSNVFAQTEENTTALLLPVEKIFSWIKKYPDLNSLFYQQYNLRYSELLETIQHVMFNKMDQRLYDYLREKIELLDKNPLKISHRQIASDLGTAREVVSRVMKKLEHEGKVEQQTNGIKILKW; via the coding sequence ATGATAAATAAACAGAAGCTTTTGCAAGTATTTCCACATCTGAATTCTGAGCTGATTTCGGAAATTGCAGATAGTGCCATGATGAAAGAAATTCCCAAGGGCACTGAAATCTTACGTGAGGGACAATATGTATCCGTTGTGCCGATTGTTCTTGAGGGACTTATCAAAGTGTTCAAACAATACGAGGAGAGAGATTTGCTCTTATACTATATCAAGCCAAATGAAAGCTGCATTATGTCATTTGCGGCCGGTTTGAAAAATGAACCGAGTAATGTATTTGCACAGACCGAAGAAAATACTACCGCTTTATTGCTGCCTGTAGAAAAAATCTTTAGCTGGATAAAGAAATACCCGGATCTAAACTCGTTGTTTTATCAACAGTACAACCTGCGTTATAGTGAACTGCTTGAGACGATACAACACGTCATGTTCAATAAAATGGATCAACGATTGTATGATTACCTGAGAGAAAAGATTGAATTGTTGGATAAAAATCCGTTAAAAATTTCTCACCGCCAAATTGCAAGCGACTTAGGGACGGCAAGAGAGGTTGTCAGCCGGGTCATGAAAAAACTGGAACATGAGGGAAAGGTGGAGCAGCAGACGAATGGTATAAAAATATTAAAGTGGTGA
- a CDS encoding DUF2892 domain-containing protein translates to MKKNMGTADRVIRTILAVVFGILYFTNVITGTVGIVLMVLAAVFLLTSFISFCPLYAPFGLKTCKVEEV, encoded by the coding sequence ATGAAAAAGAATATGGGTACGGCAGACAGAGTTATCAGAACTATTTTAGCTGTCGTTTTTGGAATACTATACTTTACAAATGTAATTACAGGAACAGTGGGTATCGTTTTAATGGTACTGGCGGCTGTTTTTCTGCTTACCAGTTTTATCAGCTTTTGTCCGCTTTACGCACCATTCGGTTTAAAAACCTGCAAAGTGGAAGAAGTGTAA
- a CDS encoding DASH family cryptochrome — translation MKNSLLWFRNDLRLHDNIPLTKALDSDTLLPVFVLDESLFEPHSTLGFKKMGARRAKFLLETLTDLDKQLQSQNSKLHVLVGDPAKLLPDLIDKYHVTDLYHQAEPAHEEKTVRNNIKKQIEPGVDVHSFWGSTLYQLSDIPFSVSEIPDVYTQFRKKCEKQSDVHDPLLVPESIPPLPPDFESDKSIPALEDLGYDAEPEFDDRAVLHFKGGETEGLKRMNNYIWEGDHLKNYKKTRNGLLGANYSSKFSPWLAVGALSPRMIHKEVKKYEDERVSNQSTYWMIFELIWRDYWKFLFVKYDPQIFYPGGIQGKDIDWKHDPKLFQRWAEGTTGFPFVDANMRELKHTGFMSNRGRQNVASVLAKNFGIDWRWGAAWFESQLIDYDVYSNYGNWAYVAGVGTDSRNRYFHIVNQAKKYDNDGEYMHHWLPELDNIPGKLLPEFHRQNPEELKMYDVILGVDYPKPIIDLEKSYERLRNKNS, via the coding sequence ATGAAAAACAGTCTTCTCTGGTTTAGAAACGATCTTCGACTCCACGACAACATCCCACTCACAAAAGCCCTGGATTCAGACACTCTTCTGCCTGTTTTCGTATTGGATGAATCACTGTTTGAACCCCATTCCACACTTGGTTTTAAAAAGATGGGAGCACGGCGAGCCAAGTTTCTGCTCGAAACACTTACTGACTTGGATAAACAGTTGCAATCGCAGAATTCGAAACTTCATGTGTTAGTGGGTGATCCGGCCAAACTTCTGCCAGATCTGATTGATAAATACCACGTAACTGATCTCTACCATCAGGCAGAACCGGCTCACGAAGAAAAGACAGTTCGAAATAATATCAAGAAACAGATTGAACCGGGTGTAGATGTTCACTCGTTTTGGGGATCTACTCTATACCAGTTGAGTGATATTCCATTTTCAGTTTCAGAAATTCCGGATGTCTATACACAGTTTCGAAAAAAGTGTGAAAAACAATCGGATGTTCACGATCCCTTACTTGTACCTGAATCCATTCCTCCCCTTCCACCGGATTTTGAGTCCGATAAGTCGATCCCTGCTCTTGAGGATCTGGGATATGATGCAGAACCCGAATTCGACGACCGTGCCGTCCTCCATTTTAAAGGCGGAGAAACTGAAGGACTTAAACGAATGAACAATTACATCTGGGAGGGTGACCATCTTAAAAATTACAAGAAAACCCGAAACGGATTGCTGGGCGCGAATTACTCCTCAAAGTTCTCTCCCTGGCTGGCGGTTGGAGCACTTTCTCCGCGAATGATTCACAAAGAAGTGAAAAAATATGAAGATGAACGGGTCAGCAACCAATCGACATACTGGATGATTTTTGAACTGATCTGGCGTGATTACTGGAAGTTTTTGTTTGTAAAGTATGATCCTCAGATCTTTTATCCCGGCGGAATTCAGGGTAAAGATATAGATTGGAAACACGATCCAAAACTTTTTCAACGATGGGCAGAGGGCACCACCGGCTTCCCTTTTGTGGATGCCAATATGCGGGAACTCAAACACACCGGATTCATGTCGAACCGGGGTCGACAAAACGTAGCCTCCGTTCTGGCTAAAAATTTTGGGATCGACTGGCGCTGGGGAGCGGCTTGGTTTGAATCCCAATTGATTGACTACGATGTGTACTCCAACTACGGAAACTGGGCATATGTTGCAGGCGTGGGAACCGACAGCCGGAACCGATATTTCCATATCGTCAACCAAGCCAAAAAGTACGACAATGATGGTGAATATATGCATCACTGGCTTCCGGAACTGGATAATATTCCCGGTAAACTGCTCCCTGAGTTTCATAGACAGAACCCTGAAGAGCTAAAGATGTATGATGTAATTCTTGGTGTAGACTATCCGAAGCCGATCATTGATCTGGAAAAGTCTTATGAGAGACTGAGAAATAAGAATTCCTGA
- a CDS encoding matrixin family metalloprotease, which translates to MHYLFIIFIGLFAWSGLFFADPSAAGINSSPNDSTSSDCSEPITWRIGSIDQRFDLNKDDLRRIMKDVRNLWSDAANRTLIQYSDSGEVAINLIYSENQKFTENEQQLSGQIKKMRHNYFSMRTKYQRRSVEFQRQLKSYNQIFSEYAEIVNEYNLRLSRLTNSGIVSRNDDEKLKNLKKQMEFLEKKLNPLEEKLNTEEGKLNQLSEKLNAYADEVNEFIYQYRNRFGQVRTFHQGIYINVGNQKKINIYQFENLNKLRLVLAHEFGHALGLNHTDNPASIMNYNMQFQLDESLKLSDDDRDAIQNRCHPLIE; encoded by the coding sequence ATGCATTATTTGTTCATCATATTCATTGGTTTATTTGCCTGGTCGGGTCTTTTTTTTGCCGATCCTTCTGCAGCAGGAATCAATTCTTCTCCGAATGATTCAACATCTTCCGATTGTTCAGAGCCCATCACCTGGAGAATTGGTTCTATTGATCAGCGTTTTGACCTGAATAAAGATGATCTGCGAAGGATCATGAAAGATGTACGGAATCTTTGGTCAGATGCAGCCAACCGTACGTTGATACAGTATAGCGACAGCGGTGAGGTGGCTATCAACCTGATCTACAGTGAAAATCAAAAGTTCACAGAGAATGAACAACAACTATCCGGGCAGATTAAGAAGATGAGGCATAACTATTTCTCCATGCGTACAAAGTATCAGAGGAGATCTGTTGAATTTCAGCGCCAACTGAAATCGTACAACCAAATCTTCTCAGAGTATGCTGAAATCGTAAATGAATACAACCTCCGGCTATCCAGGTTAACGAATTCGGGTATCGTATCACGGAATGATGATGAGAAGCTTAAAAACCTGAAAAAACAGATGGAGTTCCTTGAAAAAAAACTAAATCCTCTCGAGGAAAAGTTAAATACGGAAGAGGGAAAGCTCAACCAACTTTCTGAGAAATTAAACGCCTATGCGGATGAGGTGAATGAATTTATCTACCAATACAGGAATCGTTTTGGACAGGTCAGAACATTTCACCAGGGTATCTACATCAATGTAGGCAATCAGAAAAAAATTAATATCTACCAGTTCGAAAATCTCAATAAGTTACGATTGGTACTTGCTCATGAATTTGGGCATGCTCTCGGCTTGAACCATACCGATAATCCCGCATCCATTATGAACTATAATATGCAGTTCCAACTCGATGAGAGCCTTAAACTATCCGATGATGACAGAGATGCGATTCAAAACAGATGCCACCCACTAATAGAGTAG